Proteins co-encoded in one Streptomyces sp. NBC_01283 genomic window:
- a CDS encoding TrmH family RNA methyltransferase: MADLITVDDPTDPRLRDYTGLTDVELRRKREPAEGLFIAEGEKVIRRAKQAGYEMRSMLLSAKWVDVMRDVIDEVPAPVYAVNPDLAEQVTGYHVHRGALASMQRKPLPTSDELLTTARRVVVMESVNDHTNIGAIFRSAAALGMDAVLLSPDCADPLYRRSVKVSMGAVFSVPYARLESWPKGLDGVREAGFNLLALTPDDKAKTLDEAAPHRMDRVALMLGAEGEGLTTKALMAADEWVRIPMAHGVDSLNVGAAAAVAFYAVATGRPQL, from the coding sequence GTGGCTGATCTCATCACCGTTGACGACCCCACCGACCCGCGCCTGCGCGACTACACGGGCCTGACCGACGTCGAACTGCGCCGCAAGCGCGAGCCCGCCGAAGGCCTCTTCATCGCCGAGGGCGAGAAGGTGATCAGACGCGCCAAGCAGGCGGGCTACGAGATGCGCTCGATGCTGCTCTCCGCCAAGTGGGTCGACGTCATGCGGGACGTCATCGACGAGGTCCCGGCCCCGGTGTACGCGGTCAACCCCGACCTGGCCGAGCAGGTCACCGGCTATCACGTGCACCGCGGCGCCCTCGCCTCGATGCAGCGCAAGCCGCTGCCGACGTCGGACGAACTCCTCACCACGGCGCGCCGCGTCGTCGTCATGGAGTCGGTCAACGACCACACCAACATCGGCGCGATCTTCCGCAGTGCAGCCGCCCTCGGCATGGACGCGGTCCTGCTCTCACCGGACTGCGCGGATCCGCTCTACCGCCGCTCGGTGAAGGTCTCCATGGGCGCGGTCTTCTCCGTCCCCTACGCCCGCCTCGAATCCTGGCCGAAGGGTCTGGATGGCGTACGCGAGGCGGGGTTCAACCTCTTGGCGCTCACCCCGGACGACAAGGCGAAGACCCTGGACGAGGCGGCGCCCCACCGCATGGACCGGGTCGCACTGATGCTCGGCGCGGAGGGCGAGGGCCTCACCACGAAGGCCCTGATGGCAGCCGACGAATGGGTCCGCATCCCGATGGCCCACGGCGTCGACTCGCTGAACGTGGGAGCGGCGGCCGCGGTCGCGTTCTACGCGGTGGCGACGGGCCGCCCTCAGCTCTGA
- a CDS encoding serine/threonine-protein kinase, whose translation MAMMRLRREDPRVVGSFRLHRRLGAGGMGVVYLGSDRRGQRVALKVIRPDLAEDEEFRSRFAREVSAARRIRGGCTARLVAADLDADRPWFATQYVPGPSLHDKVAAEGPLSAADVAVVGSALAEGLVAVHEAGVVHRDLKPSNILLSPKGPRIIDFGIAWATGASTLTHVGTAVGSPGFLAPEQVRGAAVTPATDVFALGATLAYAGMADSPFGHGSSEVMLYRVVHEEAQLGGVPDALAPLIRACLAKDPEERPSTLQLSLRLKEIAAREAQGLTDPRPPAPRQDQDRPTGRMAEEYADQRTQRRHPQGTPPPRPSSSRPSSPRTGGSRTGSSRPNSARPSSSRAGSGSSRSGSRPGQARNTTRSGGARRPANPRLLRQRLFVFVVVTLLVALGIAAAQGCQGPARGLGGSGAHEVRDVQQSQRQDPGPGPQS comes from the coding sequence ATGGCGATGATGCGGCTCCGGCGCGAGGACCCGCGTGTCGTCGGCTCGTTCAGACTGCACAGGCGGCTGGGCGCCGGCGGCATGGGTGTCGTCTACCTGGGGTCGGACCGGCGGGGGCAGCGCGTCGCCCTCAAGGTGATCCGGCCCGATCTGGCGGAGGACGAGGAGTTCAGATCGCGCTTCGCGCGCGAGGTCTCCGCGGCCCGCCGCATCCGCGGCGGCTGTACCGCGCGGCTCGTCGCCGCCGATCTCGACGCCGACCGGCCGTGGTTCGCCACGCAGTACGTCCCCGGGCCCTCCCTGCACGACAAGGTCGCCGCCGAGGGTCCGCTCTCCGCGGCCGACGTGGCGGTCGTCGGCTCGGCGCTCGCCGAAGGCCTCGTCGCCGTACATGAAGCCGGGGTCGTGCACCGCGACCTGAAGCCGTCGAACATCCTGCTGTCCCCGAAGGGGCCGCGGATCATCGACTTCGGCATCGCCTGGGCCACCGGCGCCTCGACACTGACCCATGTGGGCACCGCCGTCGGCTCGCCCGGATTCCTCGCGCCCGAACAGGTGCGCGGTGCCGCCGTCACGCCCGCCACGGACGTGTTCGCCCTCGGCGCCACCCTTGCGTACGCGGGGATGGCGGACTCACCCTTCGGGCACGGCAGTTCAGAGGTCATGCTCTACCGCGTCGTCCATGAGGAGGCGCAGCTCGGCGGGGTGCCGGACGCCCTCGCCCCGCTGATCAGGGCCTGCCTCGCCAAGGACCCGGAGGAGCGTCCCAGCACGCTCCAACTGTCACTCAGGCTCAAGGAGATCGCGGCCCGTGAGGCACAGGGCCTGACGGACCCGCGGCCGCCCGCGCCCCGGCAGGACCAGGACCGTCCGACGGGACGGATGGCCGAGGAGTACGCGGACCAGCGCACGCAGCGGCGTCATCCGCAGGGCACTCCCCCGCCCCGGCCCAGTTCGTCACGGCCGAGTTCCCCGCGGACCGGGGGCTCGCGCACGGGTTCCTCGCGCCCGAATTCGGCCCGGCCCAGTTCCTCGCGGGCCGGATCCGGTTCCTCGCGATCCGGTTCACGTCCCGGGCAGGCCCGGAACACCACGCGCTCAGGCGGCGCCCGGCGGCCCGCCAACCCGCGGCTGCTGCGCCAGCGGCTCTTCGTCTTCGTGGTCGTGACGCTGCTCGTGGCCCTGGGGATCGCGGCGGCCCAGGGATGCCAGGGGCCCGCGCGCGGGCTCGGCGGCAGCGGCGCGCACGAGGTGCGCGACGTACAGCAGAGCCAGCGGCAGGACCCGGGGCCGGGCCCTCAGAGCTGA